One region of Cryptosporangium phraense genomic DNA includes:
- a CDS encoding cysteine hydrolase family protein has protein sequence MITPYDYPDADRLLSSAEQVAPVVADLVERASVPVIYVNDNFGSWTSNRDSIYQAAIDGKAPHLVEPLKPAEDTMFVVKARHSIFFQTPLEYLLGQLGVTRLVLTGQVTEQCVLYSALDAHIRHREVVVPRDAVACIHSELAEASLEMMALNMDARIVNSVDLRGDGF, from the coding sequence ATGATTACGCCATATGACTATCCGGATGCCGACCGGTTGCTGTCGTCGGCGGAACAGGTCGCTCCGGTGGTGGCCGACCTGGTCGAGCGGGCGTCGGTACCGGTCATCTACGTGAACGACAACTTCGGGTCGTGGACGTCGAATCGGGACTCGATCTATCAGGCGGCCATCGACGGCAAGGCGCCGCACCTGGTCGAGCCGTTGAAGCCGGCCGAGGACACGATGTTCGTGGTCAAGGCCCGGCATTCGATCTTCTTCCAGACCCCGCTGGAGTATCTGCTCGGGCAGTTGGGTGTGACCCGGCTGGTGCTGACCGGGCAGGTGACCGAGCAGTGCGTGCTGTACTCGGCGCTGGACGCACATATCCGGCATCGCGAGGTGGTCGTGCCGCGGGACGCGGTGGCGTGTATTCATTCCGAGCTGGCGGAGGCGTCGCTCGAGATGATGGCGCTGAATATGGACGCGCGGATCGTTAATTCGGTGGATTTGCGGGGCGACGGGTTCTAG
- a CDS encoding helix-turn-helix domain-containing protein: MKEPEVMSTAYDPGPPGQRLAQRLRQLRRSGLSRSITQERLGQLLGGEEPLSAPLISSWERAVNPVVPPPGRIRAYARLFASERSLVHGLQNEDELTPDERERLVDLERELLRLRQEAASTGDAGSAARSGLIYEEPVARKLGSGTWRFDDERPVVLISSELPVADRPDYADESSADYVELYRYADLDAMFELHGHLRATNPENTRIRVRSPNRLTSDDFASHLVLLGGVDLNPVTRDLLRRLDLPIRQVSADVRAEGAYFEVLDDGEQRRFAPIVSLDGESEELREDVAMFYRGPSPLNRRRTVTICNAMYGRGTLGAVRALTDAWFRDRNEQYLTEAFGNADEFLLLVRVPVFAGNTVTPDWTLPDTRLFEWSRSADPEESDL; encoded by the coding sequence GTGAAGGAACCTGAAGTCATGTCGACCGCCTACGACCCAGGGCCGCCGGGGCAGCGCCTCGCCCAGCGGCTCCGGCAATTGCGCCGGTCGGGGCTGAGCAGGTCGATCACCCAGGAGAGGCTCGGTCAGCTACTCGGCGGCGAGGAGCCGCTGAGCGCGCCGCTGATCTCGTCCTGGGAGCGCGCGGTCAACCCGGTCGTCCCGCCGCCCGGGCGCATCCGGGCCTACGCCCGGTTGTTCGCCTCCGAGCGATCGCTGGTGCATGGCCTGCAGAACGAAGACGAACTCACTCCGGACGAGCGCGAGCGCCTCGTCGATCTGGAGCGGGAGTTGCTCCGCCTGCGGCAGGAGGCGGCCTCGACGGGCGATGCCGGGTCGGCCGCGCGGAGCGGGCTCATCTACGAGGAACCAGTCGCGAGAAAGCTGGGGTCGGGCACCTGGCGGTTCGACGACGAGCGGCCGGTCGTTCTCATCTCGAGCGAGCTACCGGTTGCCGATCGGCCCGACTATGCCGACGAGTCCAGCGCGGACTACGTCGAGCTGTACCGCTACGCCGACCTCGACGCGATGTTCGAGCTGCACGGCCACCTCCGCGCCACCAACCCGGAGAACACCCGCATCCGGGTGCGTTCACCGAACCGGCTCACTTCGGACGACTTCGCGAGCCATCTGGTGCTGCTGGGCGGTGTCGACCTGAACCCGGTCACCCGGGACCTGCTGCGCCGGCTCGACCTTCCGATCCGGCAGGTGTCGGCCGACGTCCGCGCGGAGGGCGCCTACTTCGAGGTGCTCGACGACGGTGAACAGCGACGGTTCGCGCCGATCGTTTCGCTCGACGGCGAGTCCGAGGAACTCCGCGAAGACGTCGCGATGTTCTACCGGGGGCCGAGTCCACTCAACCGTCGCCGCACCGTGACGATCTGCAATGCGATGTACGGGCGCGGCACGCTGGGCGCCGTACGCGCGCTGACCGATGCCTGGTTCCGGGACCGCAACGAGCAGTACCTGACCGAGGCGTTCGGGAATGCCGACGAGTTCTTGCTGCTCGTGCGCGTGCCGGTGTTCGCCGGCAACACGGTTACACCAGACTGGACGCTGCCGGACACCCGACTGTTCGAGTGGTCCCGTAGCGCCGACCCCGAGGAATCTGATCTGTGA
- a CDS encoding S1 family peptidase, translated as MPTPRHRRAPSARRRTVTLSSVLAGAVAAALTAFLVTAPNAGASDRAQPQAETAADTGPSAYAPAIRQKAIQAIAEDLGISRTQAEARLAQLDSRTRTAAVVQSTLGARTAGTWISKSDGALMVGVTDQQTADAVAAAGGTPKMVRRSMGDLRKVQSQLDATSSIPGTSWAIDPASNSVTVQVSDSAAADPRADAWLRKLDGYGDSVRVQRTGAEYTTQAFFGGQAILNAQGSGRCSSAFNATDGQSAFVITAGHCTDAVQSWTDGQGEFIGQSDVVEFPGNDFGTIAVDDPASLDPQPAVVNQNQAQPITGDELVPVGSTVCKTGSTTGTTCGAVQAYDTTVVYPEGQVRGLTQTDVCTQPGDSGGSLFAGDQAQGLVSGGTNGACETPGFTSFFQPIDEVLEATGLQLLTQ; from the coding sequence ATGCCTACTCCGCGCCACCGCCGCGCACCGAGCGCGCGCCGACGGACCGTCACCCTCTCGTCCGTCTTAGCCGGAGCCGTCGCCGCCGCGCTGACCGCGTTCCTGGTGACCGCACCGAACGCGGGCGCGTCCGATCGAGCGCAGCCGCAGGCGGAGACCGCGGCCGACACCGGACCGTCGGCGTACGCGCCGGCGATCAGGCAGAAGGCGATCCAGGCGATCGCCGAGGATCTCGGCATCAGCCGGACGCAGGCCGAGGCGCGCCTCGCGCAGCTCGACAGCCGCACCCGCACCGCCGCCGTCGTGCAGAGCACGCTCGGCGCCCGCACCGCGGGCACCTGGATCAGCAAGAGCGACGGCGCGCTGATGGTGGGCGTCACCGACCAGCAGACGGCCGACGCGGTCGCGGCTGCCGGGGGGACGCCGAAGATGGTCCGGCGGAGCATGGGCGACCTGCGGAAGGTCCAGTCGCAGCTCGACGCGACCAGCTCGATCCCGGGCACCAGCTGGGCGATCGACCCGGCCAGCAACAGCGTGACCGTGCAGGTCTCGGACAGCGCGGCCGCCGACCCGCGGGCCGACGCCTGGCTGCGGAAGCTCGACGGTTACGGCGACTCGGTCCGGGTCCAGCGCACCGGCGCGGAGTACACCACGCAGGCGTTCTTCGGCGGGCAGGCGATCCTGAACGCGCAGGGCAGCGGCCGGTGTTCGTCGGCGTTCAACGCGACCGACGGTCAGAGCGCGTTCGTGATCACGGCCGGGCACTGCACCGATGCGGTCCAGTCCTGGACCGACGGCCAAGGTGAGTTCATCGGTCAGTCCGACGTCGTCGAGTTCCCCGGCAACGACTTCGGCACGATCGCCGTCGACGACCCGGCTTCGCTCGACCCGCAGCCCGCGGTCGTCAACCAGAACCAGGCCCAGCCGATCACCGGCGACGAGCTGGTTCCGGTCGGCTCCACGGTCTGCAAGACCGGCTCGACGACCGGTACGACGTGCGGCGCGGTGCAGGCCTACGACACGACGGTCGTGTACCCCGAGGGCCAGGTCCGCGGCCTGACCCAGACCGACGTCTGCACGCAGCCGGGCGACAGCGGCGGCTCGCTGTTCGCCGGCGACCAGGCGCAGGGGTTGGTGTCGGGCGGCACGAACGGCGCGTGCGAGACGCCCGGCTTCACGTCGTTCTTCCAGCCCATCGACGAGGTCCTCGAAGCCACGGGCCTCCAGCTCCTGACCCAGTAG
- a CDS encoding CynX/NimT family MFS transporter — protein sequence MNTDRRRTLVLGAAIALVAANLRPALASVGPVLSDIRTDLGLSGAGASVLTALPVVFLGVMAAAAPALSRRWGSERVIAIAMAVIAVTLALRVTDGRTALFGGTLLAAGAIAVSNVLIPALIKRDFPDHAGQMTGVYTMALSGFAAVAAGVTVPLSNATDAGWRGGLGFWALPALVAFVVWTALVWVPGRRRWPDAPPPRAGASLLREPLAWQITLYFGLQSLSFYSILSWLPSIYRDAGYDPATAGLLLSISAFVQIPVSLVLPTFAARSADQRWYTLACTVVTGLGLAGILVAPTGAPYLWVVIVGIGQGGSFGVALLLFALRTRTTATTARLSAQAQTVGYLLAAAGPLLVGAVHDVTHSWSAPIGLLLVLAVPQMAFGLLAGARRFVDREDDGRPASVRTARRSE from the coding sequence ATGAACACGGACCGCCGGCGGACGCTCGTGCTGGGCGCTGCCATCGCTCTGGTGGCGGCGAACCTCCGGCCGGCGCTGGCCAGCGTCGGACCGGTGCTGTCGGACATCCGCACGGACCTCGGCCTGTCCGGGGCCGGAGCGTCGGTCCTGACCGCGCTGCCGGTCGTGTTCCTGGGCGTGATGGCCGCGGCCGCGCCGGCGCTCTCCCGGCGCTGGGGCAGCGAGCGCGTCATCGCGATAGCGATGGCGGTCATCGCGGTCACGCTCGCGCTGCGGGTCACCGACGGACGGACCGCGCTGTTCGGCGGGACGCTCCTCGCCGCGGGCGCGATCGCGGTCTCGAACGTGCTGATCCCGGCGCTGATCAAGCGGGACTTCCCGGACCACGCGGGCCAGATGACCGGCGTCTACACGATGGCGCTGTCGGGTTTCGCGGCCGTGGCCGCGGGGGTGACCGTGCCGCTCTCGAACGCGACCGACGCGGGCTGGCGAGGAGGCCTGGGCTTCTGGGCGCTGCCGGCCCTGGTGGCGTTCGTAGTCTGGACGGCGTTGGTCTGGGTGCCTGGCCGGCGTCGCTGGCCGGACGCACCACCGCCACGGGCGGGCGCGTCCCTCCTACGCGAGCCCCTGGCCTGGCAGATCACGCTGTACTTCGGGCTCCAGTCGCTGTCGTTCTACAGCATCCTGTCGTGGCTACCGTCGATCTACCGGGACGCCGGTTACGACCCGGCGACCGCGGGTCTGTTGCTGTCGATCTCGGCGTTCGTGCAGATTCCGGTGTCGCTGGTCCTGCCGACGTTCGCCGCCAGATCGGCCGACCAGCGGTGGTACACGCTGGCCTGCACGGTGGTGACGGGACTCGGGCTGGCCGGGATCCTGGTGGCGCCGACCGGCGCGCCGTACCTGTGGGTGGTGATCGTCGGAATCGGGCAGGGCGGCTCGTTCGGCGTGGCGCTGCTGCTGTTCGCGCTGCGGACGCGCACGACGGCGACGACCGCGCGGTTGTCGGCGCAGGCCCAGACGGTGGGATACCTGCTGGCCGCGGCGGGGCCACTGCTGGTGGGCGCCGTGCACGACGTGACGCACTCGTGGTCGGCGCCGATCGGGCTGCTACTGGTTCTGGCCGTGCCGCAGATGGCGTTCGGACTACTGGCCGGCGCCCGCCGTTTCGTCGACCGGGAGGACGACGGGCGGCCCGCTTCCGTGCGGACCGCCCGTCGTTCGGAGTGA
- a CDS encoding AzlD domain-containing protein has protein sequence MTILAVFVLGIGTYAYRIAGPLLRDRVTLSPRVEALMTQLAVVLLVALVATSATLEGDGSAGVARPAGVLVGGVLAWRKAPFVVVVIAAAVTAAGLRLLGVP, from the coding sequence ATGACCATCCTCGCCGTCTTCGTGCTCGGGATCGGCACCTACGCCTACCGGATCGCCGGCCCGCTCCTCCGCGACCGCGTCACGCTCTCCCCGCGCGTCGAGGCGCTGATGACCCAGCTCGCGGTCGTCCTGCTGGTGGCCTTGGTCGCGACCTCGGCGACGCTCGAGGGCGACGGGTCCGCCGGTGTCGCCCGCCCGGCCGGAGTGCTCGTCGGCGGGGTCCTGGCCTGGCGCAAGGCCCCGTTCGTCGTCGTCGTGATCGCGGCCGCAGTGACCGCCGCCGGGCTGCGCCTGCTGGGCGTCCCCTAA
- a CDS encoding AzlC family ABC transporter permease, translated as MRSIYRTLGPELTRSIALVCLADALVGASFGAIAVSAGFPLWLPMLLSVVVFAGAAQFLFIGLLAAGGNPFAAVAAGLLVNARHLPFGFAVADVFDLRRPANHRRTVQGGDPPEAHTTRDRLRRLAGSHLLTDEATAFTLAQTDPTRRRAAFWASGVTLFVAWNVSVVLGGLAGTVIRDTDALGLDAAFPAVLLALVLPSLNDTATRWAALIGVVVALATTPLLPAGAPVLLALVGVAVVALVRKSRPAQKPELNTAAGGSR; from the coding sequence ATGCGTTCGATCTACCGAACACTCGGCCCCGAACTGACCCGCAGCATCGCGCTCGTCTGCCTCGCCGATGCCCTCGTCGGCGCGTCCTTCGGCGCGATCGCGGTCAGCGCCGGCTTTCCGCTCTGGCTCCCGATGCTGCTCTCCGTCGTCGTCTTCGCCGGCGCCGCGCAGTTCCTCTTCATCGGCTTGCTCGCCGCCGGCGGCAACCCGTTCGCCGCGGTCGCGGCCGGTCTGCTGGTCAACGCCCGCCACCTCCCCTTCGGCTTCGCGGTGGCCGATGTTTTCGACCTACGACGCCCGGCGAACCACCGCAGGACGGTCCAAGGCGGCGACCCACCGGAAGCCCACACGACGCGCGATCGGCTGCGTCGCCTGGCCGGCTCGCATCTCCTCACCGACGAGGCGACCGCGTTCACGCTGGCCCAGACCGACCCGACCCGTCGCCGCGCCGCCTTCTGGGCCAGCGGCGTCACGCTGTTCGTGGCCTGGAACGTCTCGGTGGTGCTGGGCGGGCTGGCCGGCACGGTCATCCGGGACACCGACGCGCTCGGCCTCGACGCCGCGTTCCCGGCCGTGCTGCTGGCGCTGGTGCTGCCGTCGCTGAACGACACCGCCACCCGCTGGGCGGCGCTGATCGGCGTCGTCGTGGCCCTCGCGACGACCCCGCTGCTCCCGGCCGGCGCCCCGGTGCTGCTCGCGCTGGTGGGCGTAGCGGTCGTCGCGCTCGTCCGGAAGAGCCGCCCGGCGCAGAAGCCGGAACTGAACACCGCAGCGGGAGGGAGCCGATGA
- a CDS encoding helix-turn-helix domain-containing protein yields the protein MTDNPRRGGAPLDVIAASLRRERARARLSLSEVAKQAGIAKSTLSQLESGTGNPSVETLWALSVTLDVPFSRLVEPALPKVQVIRSDEGPTFASEHAEYVATLLASCPPNARRDVYRISAEPGRARESDPHLPGTVEHVILCTGRALIGLTDEPVELGPGDYVKYPGDLPHVFEALEAETRAVLLSENV from the coding sequence TTGACCGATAATCCTCGGCGGGGTGGCGCCCCGCTGGACGTGATCGCGGCCTCGCTGCGGCGCGAGCGGGCGCGGGCGCGGCTGTCGCTGAGCGAGGTCGCGAAGCAGGCGGGCATCGCGAAGTCGACGCTCTCGCAGCTCGAGTCGGGCACCGGAAATCCCAGCGTGGAGACGTTGTGGGCGCTCAGCGTGACGCTCGACGTGCCGTTCTCGCGCCTGGTCGAGCCGGCGCTGCCGAAGGTGCAGGTGATCCGGTCGGACGAGGGCCCGACGTTCGCCTCCGAGCACGCCGAGTACGTCGCGACGCTGCTCGCGTCCTGCCCGCCGAACGCCCGGCGCGACGTGTACCGGATCTCGGCCGAGCCGGGGCGCGCCCGCGAGTCGGACCCGCACCTGCCCGGCACGGTGGAACACGTGATCCTCTGCACCGGGCGGGCGCTGATCGGGTTGACCGACGAGCCGGTCGAGCTCGGCCCGGGTGACTACGTGAAGTACCCGGGCGACCTCCCGCACGTGTTCGAGGCGCTGGAGGCGGAGACGCGCGCGGTCCTGCTGTCCGAGAACGTATGA
- a CDS encoding sulfite exporter TauE/SafE family protein — MTFLLLVVAGFAAGLTGTIAGLASLVSYPALLAIGLPPVSANVTNTVALLFNSFGAVLGSRPELTGHWRRALQLASVSVLGGAVGGALLLWTPSDAFEKIVPILIGGASIAILARRPAEARSLEQRPGWPTLLAIFLIGIYGGYFGAAAGVLMLAVLLAIGTGTLARAGAYRNLVLGAANGIAAVGFALFGPVVWSAALPLALGFFVGGRLGPVVVRHSPADALRVVIALAGVGLAVYLAVDAY; from the coding sequence ATGACGTTTCTGCTGCTCGTGGTCGCGGGCTTCGCGGCCGGCCTGACCGGCACGATCGCCGGTCTGGCGTCGCTGGTGAGCTACCCGGCGCTGCTGGCGATCGGGCTGCCGCCGGTGTCGGCCAACGTGACGAACACGGTCGCGTTGCTGTTCAACAGCTTCGGGGCGGTGCTCGGATCGCGGCCGGAGCTGACGGGGCACTGGCGTCGGGCGCTGCAGCTGGCGTCGGTCAGCGTGCTCGGCGGGGCGGTCGGCGGCGCGCTGCTGCTGTGGACGCCGTCGGACGCGTTCGAGAAGATCGTGCCGATCCTGATCGGTGGCGCGTCGATCGCGATTCTGGCCCGGCGGCCGGCCGAGGCGCGTTCGTTGGAGCAGCGCCCGGGATGGCCGACGTTGCTGGCGATCTTCCTGATCGGAATCTACGGCGGCTATTTCGGCGCCGCGGCCGGGGTGCTGATGCTCGCGGTCCTGCTCGCGATCGGTACTGGAACGCTGGCTCGCGCCGGCGCCTACCGCAATCTGGTGCTCGGCGCGGCGAACGGGATCGCCGCCGTCGGCTTCGCGTTGTTCGGTCCGGTGGTGTGGTCCGCTGCGCTTCCGCTCGCGTTGGGTTTCTTCGTCGGCGGCCGGCTCGGGCCCGTCGTGGTTCGCCATTCCCCGGCGGACGCTCTGCGAGTGGTCATCGCGCTGGCCGGCGTCGGTCTGGCGGTCTATTTGGCGGTGGACGCCTATTGA
- a CDS encoding DUF7134 domain-containing protein: MSTLEKAAARQTGKDLIVLPAGFLVDVLTMVDPYILQKAGEFDRTSLAALALGALGFTFLAVRRHFPLTVFWLVVGQSLALSALTDNLYTSLIGVWIALAAVAQYGQGPLRYAALLASAAPSIVVGTYLYSVLESTNESTVPLLITGHAIIILGAWKLGSRRRVAQ; encoded by the coding sequence ATGAGCACCCTGGAAAAAGCCGCCGCCCGGCAAACCGGAAAAGATCTCATCGTTCTCCCGGCCGGGTTCCTCGTCGACGTCCTGACGATGGTCGACCCGTACATCCTGCAGAAGGCCGGCGAATTCGACCGCACGAGCCTGGCCGCGCTGGCCCTGGGCGCGCTCGGTTTCACGTTCCTGGCGGTCCGGCGGCACTTCCCGCTCACCGTGTTCTGGCTGGTCGTAGGCCAGAGCCTGGCGCTCTCGGCCCTCACCGACAACCTCTACACCTCGCTGATCGGCGTCTGGATCGCCCTCGCCGCGGTCGCCCAGTACGGCCAGGGCCCCCTGCGCTACGCGGCCCTCCTGGCCTCGGCCGCGCCGTCGATCGTCGTCGGAACGTATCTCTATTCAGTGCTGGAAAGCACCAACGAATCGACGGTTCCACTGCTGATCACCGGTCACGCGATAATCATTCTCGGCGCGTGGAAACTCGGCAGCCGACGACGCGTCGCTCAATAG
- a CDS encoding PadR family transcriptional regulator, with the protein MTRIPRLTAAMVAILHVLLDANDDDPHWGLRICEQAKLGPGTVYPALDRLTVADWVSSTWEGEYSAPRPRRRLYQLTPEGRTAATAALQAKAAAKLHWRPAAAGGIA; encoded by the coding sequence ATGACGAGAATTCCCCGATTGACGGCAGCGATGGTCGCCATCCTGCACGTCCTCCTCGACGCTAACGACGACGACCCCCACTGGGGCCTTCGCATCTGTGAACAGGCGAAACTCGGGCCGGGCACCGTTTACCCAGCGCTCGACCGGCTCACCGTCGCCGACTGGGTCAGCTCCACTTGGGAGGGTGAGTACTCGGCTCCCCGCCCCCGCCGTCGGCTCTACCAGCTGACCCCCGAGGGCCGCACCGCCGCCACCGCGGCCCTGCAAGCAAAAGCGGCAGCGAAACTTCACTGGCGTCCAGCCGCCGCCGGCGGCATCGCGTGA
- a CDS encoding RidA family protein, with the protein MSKIADRLAELGLTLPAVAPPVAAYVPAVRTGPYVYTSGQLPLVDGKLTVTGLLGAEVTAEVGYEQARLCGLNALAAVASVIDLDAVVRVVKAVGFVASAPGFTGQPGVVNGASELFGAVFGEAGKHARSAVGVAALPLNAPVEVELIVEVR; encoded by the coding sequence GTGAGCAAGATCGCTGACCGCCTCGCCGAGCTCGGCCTGACGCTCCCGGCCGTGGCGCCCCCGGTTGCGGCTTATGTCCCGGCGGTGCGCACCGGCCCGTACGTGTACACGTCCGGGCAACTCCCGCTGGTCGACGGCAAGCTCACCGTCACCGGTCTGCTGGGTGCCGAGGTGACGGCTGAGGTCGGCTACGAGCAGGCCCGCCTCTGCGGGCTCAACGCCCTCGCCGCGGTCGCGTCCGTCATCGATCTGGACGCCGTGGTGCGCGTCGTGAAGGCGGTGGGTTTCGTGGCCTCGGCGCCGGGGTTCACTGGGCAGCCGGGCGTGGTGAACGGGGCCAGCGAGCTGTTCGGCGCGGTGTTCGGTGAGGCGGGGAAGCACGCGCGGAGTGCGGTGGGGGTGGCGGCTCTGCCGTTGAACGCGCCGGTAGAGGTGGAGCTGATCGTCGAGGTCCGCTGA
- a CDS encoding DUF4177 domain-containing protein, protein MTKWEYVTVPLLVHATKQILDNWGEDGWELVSVIPGPNAEQLVAYLKRPKEGQ, encoded by the coding sequence ATGACGAAGTGGGAGTACGTGACGGTTCCGCTGCTGGTGCACGCCACGAAGCAGATCCTCGACAACTGGGGCGAAGACGGCTGGGAACTCGTCTCGGTGATCCCCGGGCCGAACGCCGAGCAGCTCGTTGCCTACTTGAAGCGTCCGAAGGAGGGGCAGTGA
- a CDS encoding ArsA-related P-loop ATPase, with product MPEESTSFPQARLHVVTGKGGTGKTTVAAALALALAAGGRRTLLVEVEGRQGIAPLFGLDPLPYSERPIAVAPEGGEVRALAVDAEEALLDYLEMFYKLGRAGRMLKKLGAIDFATTIAPGMRDVLLTGKVKEAVTRADRGRRVYDAVVMDAPPTGRVARFLNVNHEVAGLAKVGPIKSQSDGVMAVLRSPMTAVHLVTLLEEMPVQETADAVTELAGIGLPIGAVLVNSVRSASLVDAKVTQAELKRGLTAAGLPTDRGTLKGLTDEVSDHVRRAALEQRLRADLTELGRPVVDLPFLAGGIDSDGLYELADVLRNAGVRAS from the coding sequence GTGCCCGAGGAATCCACTTCGTTCCCCCAGGCGCGGCTGCACGTAGTCACCGGAAAGGGCGGAACCGGCAAGACGACGGTCGCCGCCGCGCTGGCCCTCGCGTTGGCCGCCGGCGGTCGCCGCACCCTGCTCGTCGAGGTGGAGGGCCGGCAGGGCATCGCCCCGCTGTTCGGCCTGGACCCGCTGCCCTACAGCGAGCGGCCGATCGCGGTCGCCCCCGAGGGTGGCGAGGTCCGCGCGCTCGCCGTGGACGCCGAGGAGGCGCTCCTCGACTACCTGGAGATGTTCTACAAGCTCGGCCGGGCCGGCCGGATGCTCAAGAAGCTCGGCGCGATCGACTTCGCCACGACGATCGCCCCCGGCATGCGTGACGTGCTGCTGACCGGGAAGGTCAAGGAGGCGGTGACCCGTGCGGACCGCGGCCGCCGCGTCTACGACGCGGTCGTGATGGACGCGCCGCCGACCGGCCGCGTCGCCCGCTTCCTCAACGTCAACCACGAGGTGGCCGGGCTCGCCAAGGTCGGGCCGATCAAGTCCCAGTCCGACGGGGTGATGGCCGTTCTCCGCTCGCCGATGACCGCCGTCCACCTGGTGACGCTCCTCGAGGAGATGCCGGTCCAGGAGACGGCGGACGCGGTGACCGAGCTGGCCGGTATCGGGCTGCCGATCGGCGCGGTGCTGGTGAACTCGGTCCGGAGCGCGTCGCTCGTCGACGCGAAGGTCACCCAGGCCGAGCTGAAGCGCGGGCTGACCGCGGCCGGGCTGCCGACCGACCGGGGGACTCTCAAGGGCCTCACCGACGAGGTCAGCGACCACGTCCGGCGGGCCGCGCTGGAGCAGCGCCTGCGCGCCGACCTGACCGAGCTGGGCCGGCCGGTGGTCGACCTGCCGTTCCTGGCCGGCGGGATCGACTCCGACGGTCTGTACGAGCTGGCCGACGTGCTGCGGAACGCGGGGGTGCGAGCGTCGTGA
- a CDS encoding ArsA family ATPase: MTRLDIEALLTDPATRIIVCCGSGGVGKTTTAAALGLRAAEAGRRTVVLTIDPARRLAQSMGLSELDNTPRRVKGVEAGSGGELHAMMLDMKRTFDEVVLAHTDPERAEEIFANPFYQAMSSSFSGTQEYMAMEKLSQLRAADEWDLIIVDTPPSRSALDFLDAPQNLANFLDGRLLRMLLAPAKTGGRGVMKVMSASFSIFGRVITKILGAQLLNDVSTFVGALDSMFGGFRERAQRTYDLLKTPGTAFVVVAAPEPDAVREASYFAARLIAEDMPLAGLVLNRVHATEAPSLSAADALAGAEELERTGASPVTVEVLRIHADLSRLVEREKRIAAGFTTAHPDVPVVEVPAEAEDVHDLDGLRRVGAALTRRL, translated from the coding sequence GTGACGCGACTGGACATCGAGGCGCTGCTGACCGATCCGGCCACCCGGATCATCGTCTGCTGCGGCTCCGGCGGAGTGGGCAAGACCACGACCGCGGCCGCGCTGGGGCTGCGCGCGGCCGAGGCCGGGCGCCGGACGGTCGTGCTGACGATCGACCCCGCCCGCCGGCTGGCCCAGTCGATGGGGCTCTCCGAGCTCGACAACACGCCCCGCCGGGTGAAGGGCGTCGAGGCCGGCTCCGGCGGCGAGCTGCACGCGATGATGCTCGACATGAAACGGACGTTCGACGAGGTCGTGCTCGCGCACACCGACCCCGAACGGGCCGAGGAGATCTTCGCCAACCCGTTCTACCAGGCCATGTCGTCCTCGTTCTCCGGGACGCAGGAGTACATGGCGATGGAGAAGCTGAGCCAGCTACGGGCGGCCGACGAGTGGGACCTGATCATCGTCGACACCCCGCCGAGCCGGTCGGCGCTGGACTTCCTGGACGCGCCGCAGAACCTGGCCAACTTCCTCGACGGCCGGCTGCTGCGGATGCTGCTGGCGCCGGCCAAGACGGGCGGGCGGGGCGTCATGAAGGTGATGTCGGCGTCGTTCTCGATCTTCGGCCGGGTCATCACGAAGATCCTGGGCGCGCAGCTGCTGAACGACGTCTCGACGTTCGTCGGAGCGCTGGACTCGATGTTCGGCGGGTTCCGGGAGCGGGCTCAGCGCACCTACGACCTGCTGAAGACGCCGGGCACGGCGTTCGTCGTGGTGGCGGCTCCGGAGCCGGACGCGGTGCGGGAGGCGTCGTACTTCGCCGCTCGGCTGATCGCGGAGGACATGCCGCTCGCCGGTCTGGTGCTCAACCGGGTGCACGCGACCGAGGCGCCGTCGTTGTCGGCGGCCGACGCGCTGGCCGGTGCGGAGGAGCTCGAGCGCACCGGCGCGTCGCCGGTGACGGTCGAGGTGCTCCGCATCCACGCCGATCTGTCGCGGCTGGTGGAGCGGGAGAAGCGGATCGCGGCGGGGTTCACCACCGCGCACCCGGACGTTCCCGTCGTCGAGGTGCCGGCCGAGGCCGAGGACGTCCACGACCTCGACGGCTTGCGCCGAGTGGGCGCCGCACTAACCCGTCGGCTGTAG
- a CDS encoding WhiB family transcriptional regulator, with translation MGMIADWAGRAACRASDPDSLFVQGAAQNRAKTVCMGCPVRTECLADALDNRVEFGVWGGMTERERRALLRRRPDVTSWWKLLETARKAHDLQPTG, from the coding sequence ATGGGAATGATCGCTGACTGGGCTGGACGTGCGGCCTGTCGTGCCAGCGATCCGGACTCGCTCTTCGTCCAGGGAGCGGCGCAGAACCGTGCCAAGACGGTCTGCATGGGTTGTCCGGTTCGAACCGAGTGCCTCGCTGACGCCCTCGACAACCGCGTCGAGTTCGGGGTCTGGGGCGGTATGACCGAGCGCGAGCGCCGTGCTCTCTTACGCCGGCGCCCCGACGTCACGTCGTGGTGGAAGCTGCTCGAAACCGCACGCAAAGCGCACGACCTACAGCCGACGGGTTAG